One Micromonospora sp. WMMD812 genomic window carries:
- a CDS encoding HNH/ENDO VII family nuclease, producing the protein MGRRRGSGSSSGSGGSGRTSGGSGGRGRQDPPEQPSGGGPLLPAAGAQVRPQRRKYRPNDPADPAVLAENRPKLRTTTKRAVFKDAKRAPNGEDFVCPNSGAIIPCKRDADGNALLFNDRGQPDPNGYTHPVDNPPSTSGQPAVYHFGHVEDAEYRRLIQVVEDHPGTVTNKQFRDEYNNPDHYQVEDPPTNVSHGSESTAPGYGHYDHMVPQQTTTTDSTAAATGNGGSSPSGSTEPMDTSRPRIRR; encoded by the coding sequence GTGGGTAGGCGCAGGGGCAGCGGCAGCTCATCGGGGTCGGGCGGCTCCGGGCGGACCTCCGGCGGAAGCGGCGGGCGGGGGCGCCAGGACCCGCCCGAGCAACCGTCCGGCGGCGGACCTCTGCTGCCGGCGGCCGGCGCGCAGGTCCGGCCCCAGCGGCGCAAGTACCGTCCCAACGATCCGGCCGATCCTGCCGTCCTGGCCGAGAATCGCCCCAAGCTGCGCACCACGACCAAGCGCGCCGTGTTCAAGGACGCCAAGCGAGCGCCCAACGGCGAGGACTTCGTCTGCCCGAACTCCGGCGCGATCATTCCCTGCAAGCGGGACGCGGACGGCAACGCGCTCCTGTTCAACGACCGCGGCCAGCCCGACCCGAACGGCTACACGCACCCGGTCGACAACCCGCCCAGCACGTCGGGCCAGCCCGCGGTCTACCACTTCGGGCACGTCGAGGACGCCGAGTACCGGCGGCTCATCCAGGTCGTCGAGGACCACCCCGGCACGGTGACCAACAAGCAGTTCCGGGACGAGTACAACAACCCCGACCACTATCAGGTCGAGGACCCGCCGACGAACGTCAGCCACGGCTCGGAATCCACCGCACCCGGCTATGGTCACTACGACCACATGGTGCCCCAGCAGACCACCACGACAGACAGCACCGCGGCGGCCACGGGTAACGGCGGCTCGTCTCCCTCCGGCTCGACCGAGCCGATGGACACCAGCCGGCCCAGAATCCGACGATAG
- a CDS encoding suppressor of fused domain protein: MTERFAGFLPHLQRYLGEAREFEEPTALGRNRGYGLFFCYAPNNLVSVVTNGLRFQRITVVLPQELVCTVHEEQRKEAHLLVPLTAEIVMGRRAGLGLDEVIMSADQGPVIPGTEIAGVVAGTHPYAADGFDALPDADGKPELQLITLLPATRAELTYARDNSVDALFTAWEDQATDLLDMHRRSAI; this comes from the coding sequence ATGACCGAACGATTCGCCGGCTTCCTGCCGCACCTGCAGCGCTACCTGGGTGAGGCTCGGGAGTTCGAGGAACCGACCGCCCTCGGCCGCAACCGCGGCTACGGCCTGTTCTTCTGCTACGCGCCGAACAATCTCGTCTCGGTGGTCACCAACGGCCTGCGATTCCAGCGGATCACCGTGGTGCTGCCGCAGGAACTGGTCTGCACCGTGCACGAGGAGCAGCGGAAGGAGGCACACCTGCTGGTGCCGTTGACCGCCGAGATCGTGATGGGGCGCCGCGCCGGGCTCGGGCTCGACGAGGTGATCATGTCCGCGGATCAGGGCCCGGTCATCCCCGGCACCGAGATCGCCGGGGTCGTGGCCGGCACCCACCCGTACGCCGCCGACGGTTTCGACGCTCTGCCGGACGCCGACGGAAAGCCGGAGCTACAGCTGATCACGCTGCTGCCGGCGACGCGCGCGGAACTCACCTACGCCCGGGACAACAGCGTCGACGCCCTCTTCACCGCGTGGGAGGACCAGGCCACCGATCTGCTCGACATGCACCGACGGTCGGCGATCTGA
- a CDS encoding YbaB/EbfC family nucleoid-associated protein, whose product MSAPHSNEDLGQLLETLRSTIRQNMARSASEPVTGTGTAADGMIEVTAVTGGQIERIDLDPRVMRLPSETLAEELRDAVNEALRSLQASAPANSTLPIDPNALSAQLEKLQETSVRQMSGFIEAITQAQNRLSARRDETR is encoded by the coding sequence GTGTCCGCCCCGCACAGCAACGAAGACCTCGGGCAGCTCCTGGAGACGCTCCGTTCGACCATCCGCCAGAACATGGCCCGGTCCGCGAGCGAGCCGGTGACCGGCACCGGCACCGCGGCCGACGGCATGATCGAGGTCACCGCCGTCACCGGGGGCCAGATCGAACGCATCGACCTGGACCCCCGCGTGATGCGTCTGCCCTCCGAGACGCTCGCCGAGGAACTCCGCGACGCCGTCAACGAGGCCCTGCGTTCCCTGCAGGCGTCCGCTCCTGCGAACTCCACGCTGCCCATCGACCCGAACGCGCTCAGCGCGCAGTTGGAGAAGCTGCAGGAAACCTCGGTACGCCAGATGAGCGGCTTCATCGAGGCGATCACGCAGGCGCAGAACCGGCTCTCCGCCCGCCGCGACGAGACACGCTGA
- a CDS encoding glycoside hydrolase family 15 protein, with product MKSYPFVESHGLIGDLQTAALIADDGTLDWFCAPRFDSPSIFGGLLDINKGGYFRITPHGVANVRTKQLYLPKTPILITRFLSPEGVGELIDFMPVVGDVATDRHRIFRLFHVVRGAMRFRIDVQPRFNYGLDQHELEMHTDGVVFRSPTLDITLHRVRHHDQPPQEVEIERDGHGVRAFVTLGEGATSGAIVETGSTGPPRLIEPREIRAMYEETRSYWRSWIGRSCYRGRWREAVERSAVTLKLLTYAPTGALIAAPTAGLPEQIGGARNWDYRYAWIRDASWSVTSLLSLGLTEEARQYLRWLNDRICEAAGGATPLHHLYRVDGSTDLDEHALDHLEGYRGSRPVRIGNAAADQLQLDIYGEALGAIHFADAYGLRSSYQAWLNTVKLIDWLCEHWDRPDEGIWETRGGPKHFTFGRLMSWVAVDRAIRLAERHGAPAEIDLWTTARTRVYRQIMTRGYHPARRAFVQHYDSDVLDAALLTMPNVGFIAPDDPMWESTLRAIDDELVSDSLVYRYNPSASPDGLAGNEGTFSMCTFWYVEALARSGRINDALIAFEKMLTYGTHLGLFGEEIAPTGEQLGNFPQAFSHLALINAAITLDRVMDVAPAPCRAPLESLGTLDPAAEK from the coding sequence GTGAAGTCTTATCCGTTCGTCGAGTCGCACGGCTTGATCGGCGACCTGCAGACGGCGGCGCTGATCGCGGATGATGGCACTCTCGACTGGTTCTGCGCGCCGCGATTCGACTCGCCCAGCATTTTCGGTGGACTGCTGGACATCAACAAGGGCGGCTATTTCCGAATCACGCCCCATGGAGTGGCCAACGTCCGAACCAAGCAGTTGTACCTGCCGAAGACACCGATTCTGATCACCCGTTTCCTGTCGCCCGAAGGGGTGGGTGAGCTGATCGACTTCATGCCGGTAGTCGGCGACGTCGCCACCGATCGCCATCGCATCTTCCGGCTGTTCCATGTGGTGCGCGGCGCCATGCGGTTCCGGATCGACGTCCAGCCCCGATTCAACTACGGTCTCGACCAGCACGAGCTCGAAATGCACACCGACGGTGTCGTCTTCCGCAGTCCGACGCTCGACATCACGCTGCATCGGGTCCGTCACCACGACCAGCCCCCGCAGGAAGTCGAGATCGAACGCGACGGCCACGGGGTACGCGCCTTCGTCACCCTGGGCGAGGGCGCCACCAGCGGGGCCATCGTCGAAACCGGGTCGACAGGGCCACCCCGGCTCATCGAGCCTCGTGAGATCCGTGCGATGTACGAGGAGACCCGCAGCTACTGGCGGAGCTGGATCGGCCGCTCCTGCTATCGCGGACGCTGGCGGGAAGCGGTGGAGCGCTCGGCGGTGACGCTGAAGCTCTTGACGTACGCGCCGACCGGTGCCCTGATCGCGGCGCCTACCGCCGGCCTACCGGAGCAGATCGGCGGGGCGCGGAACTGGGACTACCGGTACGCCTGGATCCGCGACGCCTCCTGGTCGGTCACCTCGCTGCTCAGTCTCGGCCTTACCGAGGAAGCGCGCCAATACCTTCGCTGGCTCAACGATCGGATCTGCGAGGCGGCCGGAGGGGCGACGCCGCTGCACCACCTGTACCGCGTCGACGGCTCGACCGACCTCGACGAGCATGCGCTCGACCATCTTGAGGGCTACCGAGGGTCCCGCCCCGTACGGATCGGCAACGCCGCCGCCGACCAGCTCCAGCTCGACATCTACGGCGAGGCACTGGGCGCCATCCACTTCGCGGACGCCTATGGACTGCGCAGCTCCTACCAGGCGTGGCTCAACACCGTGAAGCTCATCGACTGGCTCTGCGAGCACTGGGACAGACCCGACGAAGGGATCTGGGAGACCCGCGGCGGCCCCAAGCACTTCACCTTCGGTCGCCTCATGTCGTGGGTGGCTGTCGATCGGGCCATCCGCCTCGCCGAGCGGCACGGAGCACCCGCCGAGATCGACCTCTGGACCACCGCGCGAACCCGGGTCTACCGCCAGATCATGACCCGGGGATATCACCCCGCGCGCCGCGCGTTCGTGCAGCACTACGACAGCGACGTCCTGGACGCGGCGCTGCTCACGATGCCGAACGTCGGGTTCATCGCGCCCGACGATCCGATGTGGGAGTCCACGCTGCGCGCGATCGACGACGAACTCGTCTCCGACAGCCTCGTCTACCGGTACAACCCGTCCGCGTCGCCCGATGGCCTGGCCGGTAATGAAGGCACCTTCAGCATGTGCACCTTCTGGTATGTCGAGGCCCTGGCCCGCTCGGGCCGCATCAACGACGCGCTGATCGCCTTCGAGAAGATGCTCACCTACGGGACCCATCTGGGTCTGTTCGGGGAGGAGATCGCCCCGACCGGCGAGCAGCTCGGCAATTTCCCCCAGGCCTTCAGTCATCTCGCGCTGATCAACGCCGCGATCACCCTCGATCGTGTCATGGACGTCGCGCCCGCACCGTGCCGCGCGCCCCTCGAGTCCCTCGGTACGCTCGATCCAGCGGCTGAGAAATGA
- a CDS encoding SUMF1/EgtB/PvdO family nonheme iron enzyme: protein MWTEEIVAGRPAWRHTASGVVFREVPRGTFRMGLSDAELDAVRAIERSGGAEDALEPFFAGAGDARPVREVRVEPFLIARHPLTVAQVRHWLPEYEDDYADTDSGVARLEDDLDDLLEALPFRLPSEAEWEYAARAGTTTLSFRGDEKPSEDQILDDFGDEERTAAGENRFGLAAMGSANEVCADVWIPGFAGAPADARPRIGDGHRTVRGGAADVYPWQGCDEWLLLLSATRYEHAQFTAVRPVAPLPSR from the coding sequence ATGTGGACCGAGGAGATCGTGGCGGGGCGTCCGGCATGGCGGCACACCGCGTCGGGCGTGGTGTTCCGGGAGGTGCCGCGCGGCACGTTCCGCATGGGCCTGTCCGACGCGGAACTGGACGCGGTACGCGCCATCGAGCGCAGCGGCGGCGCCGAGGACGCTCTCGAGCCCTTCTTCGCCGGCGCCGGGGATGCCCGGCCGGTACGCGAGGTGCGGGTCGAACCGTTCCTGATCGCCCGGCACCCGCTGACGGTCGCGCAGGTCCGGCATTGGCTGCCCGAGTACGAGGACGACTACGCCGACACGGACTCCGGCGTGGCCCGGCTCGAAGACGACCTGGACGACCTGCTCGAGGCCCTGCCGTTCCGGCTGCCCAGCGAGGCCGAGTGGGAGTACGCGGCCCGGGCCGGCACCACCACGCTGTCCTTCCGCGGCGACGAGAAACCCAGCGAGGACCAGATCCTCGACGACTTCGGTGACGAGGAGCGGACAGCGGCCGGGGAGAACAGGTTCGGCTTGGCGGCGATGGGCTCGGCGAATGAGGTCTGCGCCGATGTGTGGATTCCCGGTTTCGCGGGCGCGCCGGCCGACGCCCGGCCACGCATTGGCGACGGCCACCGAACCGTACGCGGCGGCGCCGCCGACGTCTACCCGTGGCAGGGCTGCGACGAGTGGCTACTGCTGCTTTCCGCCACCCGGTACGAGCACGCCCAGTTCACCGCAGTCCGCCCGGTCGCACCACTGCCATCCCGTTGA